cctgaaccctgaaccctgaaccctgaaccctgaaccctgaaccctgaaccctgaaccctgaaaccctgaaccctaaaccctgaaccctaaaaccctgaaccctgaaccctgaaccctaaaccctgaaccctaaaccctgaaccctgaaccctaaaccctgaaccctgaaccctgaaccctgaaccctaaaccctgaaccctgaaccctgaaccctaaacctaaccctgaaccctaaaccctgaaaccctgaaccctaaaccctgaaccctgaaccctgaaccctgaaccctaaaccctgaaccctaaaaccctgaaccctgaaccctgaaccctgaaccctaaaccctgaaccctgaaccctaaaccctgaaccctaaaccctgaaccctaaaccctgaaccctgaaccctaaaccctgaaccctgaaccctaaaccctgaaccctaaaccctgaaccctaaaccctgaaccctgaaccctaaaccctgaaccctgaaccctaaaccctgaaccctaaaccctgaaccctgaaccctgaaccctgaaccctgaaccctgaaccctgaaccctgaaccctgaaccctgaaccctgaaaccctgaaaccctgaaccctaaaccctgaaccctaaacctaaaccctgaaccctgaaccctaaaccctgaaccctgaaccctaaaccctaaaccctgaaccctaaccctaaaccccctgaaccctaaaccctgaaccctaaaccctaaaccctgaaccctgaaccctaaacctgAACCCTGAATTTATATCCATATAGTGTatcaaataaacataatacatatgttcgtatttaatactttatctattgttattactattgttattactattattattgtcacTGCTATGTAACTACATAGTACAACGGAACAATTAGTGCACTCAATAATAATCCTTTAAACCAATGTAGAATATTTCCGtattttgttgttttaaattaaCTATTTTGGAACATATTATTTcgcaataaaaatatatttaaattatatatttgtgaatttgtatgtatataataacctaataaaaatattatttcaaATTAATTGTTACATACTTTTGCTGTAtactttgcattaatatataattgtatatgtttcCCAAATTTAACATGTTTCAATATTAGTAAttggtataatattttactatattaGAACAACAGCGATAttctatatatcatattatttataattattagaactataacaatatatttaatatacttatgttttttcttttaactattttaaaatataatttatatatacctcaaaactataaagcttaaaaattaatagtgattaatctattattataccttatgataaataaattaacgtATATAATGCaatttctattaatacaaaagaATAGTAGCTACgattaaaacttaaaaaatattgtatatatagttcgatttttattttattattaaaaatgttagatgcataaaacgtcttttatagatatcgtTGTGTTGTTGGACTTCGGTCGATATTTTATCActacctattatatattagtgatctgtttaattaatcttaaaaacacacatattaatatgaaggtatattatattgtagaCAATTGTTACAAATGAATCATCTTATAATTCATACCCACCCTCACATATAATCCTATTATTACAACATATATTCccgtaatataatttaaatcaaaataatagtgacacaaataataacttttactaaataaaatttttcatCAAACAAACAAATGCATTGCATATTATAATCTTCATAATCCAACATAACCCCtgattaacaagttttatataatagacaattgtcatatataaccaatatttatatatctaatatattattttaatcattttaatcattttaatcattttaatcattttaaatctatatattatactttatcaaacaaatattatcacctatttcatattaatcacctatttcatattaatcacctatttcatattaaccacctatttcatattaaccatctatttcatattaattacctatttcatattaatcacctatttcatattaatcacctatttcatattaattacctatttcatattaaccatctatttcatattaatcacctatttcatattaatcacctatttcatattaaccacctatttcatattaatcacACTACCCCTGTTTTCCTTCAATATTTACACATCATCTCCAGATTAAACATACACAatcatacatatatttaattataaaaaattaattataaaaaaattaattataaaaaatttaattataaacaaaataattataaaaaatgtgattACAATATCCCAGAACCATAAACAATCAACCATCAATCATAAACATAACCTTGACCCATAATACATGAACACCTCGACAttaagaatattataattaaaaaacaaattaattacattatatatttcttgacTTTACAACCTtatgtttcattattttttttcatattttatttcacgttttatttcatattttacttcatattttatttgtattttttttaactttataatactatattttgttattaaaaggaaaattataatttgcattaatttataaaaaacataGCCGTCAATATTGCtaccaataaataatttttataaaattaacaattttgCTAGAAAAATGTTTAGTAAAACTTGTACTAAAAGTGATACAAAATCACAAATGTATAATTATCACACTATTATTATGATGAggtaaaaaatgttattatagTAGCAttagtaatatataaaattaactgCATTCCTCagattaaattaattattttaatataatattaatattactatgcttttttatttattagtgTAAGCAATATGTGATTCCATACGTAATGAGCTGTTTTGTAATTTTAAATTCAGTTTGATcaatcataaaatatgtgTATTCACAAtgctatatttaaaaatatcaattatataattaaagttatttatttttcatattcattatttatgaaagATTCTTTTATTGATGTCGTTTTGTggttgaattatttaaataaaaaatatattagactTATAAATCTGATAAAAGCATACAAATTTgacttttaaataataatttgtattttttaaaataaatatttgttttttatgctttatttgagaaaattatttccttcaattttaattatatttgttctgTTTTGagttaatttttaattaaaaaaatactaatatatattttaatagttTGTTTGTAAAGTTCCCAAATGAAtaagttttatattcaaattgttTTCTTTCTTTTAATCATACCcctatatatgaataataaaacccTTGCAACCGAGCTTTCTCCAAAAAAAGATACAAAAcacaaatcaaaaaaaaataaaaaacgtTATACGTAAGAAAATactacaatatatatattacatatttcattatgaaaatattaaatgtgtACGTCTTTGCAAAAATACAATACCTTTATTTTTGGAcgcattaaaaatatgttcttTTTTAGCTATGATAATACAcaagaaatatatgaaaaaaacaagcACCTATTATATACCGATATCAAAGAAACTAAAAATGCATGCAAAGTTATGAAAGAAGCTTTAAGACAATTAGAATATCATGTTACAAATACAGTTGATTATggattatataatatatattatactgaCTATATGCTTTTtgatgatataaaatatcaatataatacaaatgttgaaaaaaaacaatatatagtTGATAATCCGAATAAGGTATCAATTAACGAACaacattaaaatttataaaccaaattgaaattaaaaaatgattataatatatatatttctctttatttccattagtataataaaataataaacaagtaTTGGAATCCCGATCATGCCAATTTGTTCAATGATGATAATGTTAAAAGTatacaaaacataaataattacccaaattaacatattattgttactatttattcTTTCCCACATATTCAAActcatcatattttaattatatctatgcaattttataatatacttttagGAAAAATTGTCCGTGTATACAATCCaaatttagtaataatacaaCAACGTTCCAAAACATGGCCATGGTCTCGtgagaaatatttttatgctatAGCTGCAAAATTTAAAGTAAGGAAAGCTTTCCTCTTCTATTTCGTTGTAAATCGAAATTCTCATATTATTCAAATacacttttattaattttgtagatatcagaaaacaaaattataattgtCATGAGCTcagcaaatataaatgataacaactgtaaaaataaaagaaattttgaaaacataatagtaaaaaatgcaaatttATTCGAAGCTAACATTGATTCTGAAGATGATATTAGaaatggaaaattaaaaaaaatttttgttAACTTAAGTGGACacattattgaaaaaaaaacggaCCGTATTTATGTCACCTATTTCGAATCTATAAGCGGTATACagattttaataataatttatttcaacaattgttaaaaaaatatcgtTTTAAATAagtgtaaatatttataatttgcaacaaatttaaacattttatatattcacccatttatgttttttttcttaggTTGGTGAACATGGTTccatttaacaaaaaaatattattggaAAACCTTTATACTACTTTTTCCCTTATAaataatcatatatttttcaccaCCGTAATATTAGAGaatttttgataataaaacgatttattttcatgaatggtatttatttaaattaccatcataacatatttttttgttttatgattgtttttttcttgtctgttatttgtttatctcttttaatattagaatgtatctatatgtattaattttttgaatactACAAATAGAACTGCTATAACTTATGAAGATCTTTTATTTGTCATATTCCtttcatttaataatttcaCCCTTTTTTGTTTACAAACATGGACATCATCTCattattaaacatacggaatgaaacatataattaattagtgttcaaattataaaaaatgtaattacAATATCCCAGAACCATAAACAATCAACAATCAATCATAAACATAATTTTCCCccataaaaaattaacatcCACCCAttaagaatattataattaaaaaacaaattaattacattatatattcttGAATTTGCAACTTtatgtttcattattttatttcatattttatttcatatttacttcatattttatttgtattttttttaactttataatactatattttgttattaaaaggaaaattataatttgcattaatttataaaaaacataGCCGTCAATATTGCtaccaataaataatttttataaaattaataattttgctagaaaattgttatttagtaaaatttgtactaaaagtgataaaaaaaatcacaGATTGTTTGATTctcataatataaattttatcataCTACTATTATGATGAGGTAAAAAATGTTGTTATTATAGTAGCAttagtaatatataaaattaaatgcataACGTGatgatttataaattttagacTGAGTTTAttcaattataaaaatataaaacttgcGTATTCATAATcctatatattaaaaatatcatttatataattaaaattatttatttttagatattataatataaggAAATTATggatcataatatttttgatatttattatttatgaaaaattcTGTTGTTAACGTTGTTTTGTGAttgaattaattaaataaaaaatatattaaacttatCAATCTGATAAAAGTATTCAAATTTGttgtttaaataataatttgcattttttaaaataaatatttgttttttatactttatttGAGAAAATCATTTGCTTCAATTTTAATGTATTTGTGCTATTTTgagaatttttaattaaaaaaaatataatatatattttaatattttgttttaaagttcaaaaatgaataaattttatattcaaattgttttttttcttttaatcaTCCCCCTAtatgtgaataataaaaccCTTGCAACTGAGCTtgttccaaaaaaaaatacaaaacaGAAATCAAAAAAACGTTATACGTAAGAAAAtacaacaatatatatatatatatatatttcattatgaaaatattaaatgtatTCTTTgcaaaaatgttataaatacaataactttatttttgtacacattaaaaatatgttcatttttagctatgataatacaaaagaaatatatcaaaaaaacaaacaccTATTATATACCGATCCCAAAGAAACTATAAATGCGTACAAATTTATGAATGACGCTTTAAAACAGTTAAAACATCATGCTACAAGTAAAGGTTATACAAGTTGTGGTGGAATTCCTTCTAGAatatagttttatataaaaaaaaacataaaaagcatacaaaaattataaaagctGAATATATAGTTTATGATCCGAATCAGGTATCAATTAACGAACAACATTAAAAGTTATAAACcaaattgaaattaaaaaataattataatatttatttttctttgcTTCCATTAGTATAATGAACTAATAAACAAGTTTTGGGATCCTGATTGTAGCAATTTATGTATAAGCCCGGGTAAAAGTatacaaaacataaataattagtcgaattaacatattattgttactatttattcGAAATTTCGTGATTTATTattgatttatttattcgtgatatattttatatgatactatttattttttccatatattcaaactcataatattttaattatatttatgcaattttataatatgtttttagaaaaaattgCCCGTGTGTATACTCcaaatttaataatgatACAACAACGTTGGAAAAAACATCCGTGGACTCGtgagaaatatttttatgctatAGCTGCAAAATATAAAGTAAGCAAACTTTCTTCTTCTATTTcgttataaataaaattttcatattattcaaataaacttttattaattttgtagataTCAAAAAACAAAACTATAATTGTCATGTCTTCAGcaaatataattgataacaaccgtaaaaataaaaaatattttgaaaacaaATAGTAAAAAGTGCAAATTTATTCCAAGCTGAAGTTGATTCTGAAGATGAGATTAGAAAtggagaaaataaaaaaaagtttgTTAACTTTAAGTGGATACATTgttgaaaaaagaaagaaccatatttatttatctatatCGACTCTATGAACGGTATACagattttaataatataataatttatttcaacaattgttaaaaaaatatggtttTAAATAAgtgtacatatttataatttgcaacaaatttaaacattttatataatcatccatttatgtttttttcttaGAATGATGAACATGGTTCCATTTAACAAAAATGATTATTGGAAAACCTTTAGATTATTTGGCATTTCacaaataaacatatatttttcaccaCCATGATATTAGAAgatttatgttaataaaatgatttatTTCCATACATAATGATTGCTTTAAATTACCAtcataaaatgtttttttgcttttgattgtttttttcttgtctgttatttgtttatctcttttaatattataatgcatctatatgtattcattttttgaatactacaaataaaaatgttataacttatgaagatctttcatttaataatttcacctttttttgtttacaaaCATGGACATCATCTATATGCTAAAATTTGGGGGAATATCCCATATATTTAAACGATTCTTTATTTGTAAGTGATATTTGATCTTAATACCATTTATTGTAATTGAATTAATGAGGTGATCAGAATGATTCAATACAAATCTTACGTTATATGTAATAACTTTTTGTATTGCTATTTAAAGCATATTgccaatatattttatacacatatatatgaacatTATAATAAACCAACTAAAACATTGTttgctttaaaaaaaattcatatacattcatataaaaaataaaatataacataaatataaacaatataagataatagtttatttattttcttgcCATTGTAACACCACATTGGGAAATTATcctattaaataaaacataaatggagaataaaaatattcataacatgaccattttatgaatatatatataattcaatataaccctaaacctttaaaacaattccttaaactaataaatattataaaattattcaaattaaatgcaatatatcacttaacccgaatatgggtccTATAAACACAAACTCAACCCTGACCCACGACATAAAAactacataaaaattatgcaaaaacagtaaaaaaatattataactatacatatataacattatatattatgattatcttcaaaaattatggtcaaaaataaaaactttcttatatcaatcattattactattcctggaaTAACCACTACTATTCGAACC
Above is a window of Plasmodium yoelii strain 17X genome assembly, chromosome: 9 DNA encoding:
- a CDS encoding fam-a protein; translated protein: MNKFYIQIVFFLLIIPLYMNNKTLATELSPKKDTKHKSKKNKKRYTYDNTQEIYEKNKHLLYTDIKETKNACKVMKEALRQLEYHVTNTVDYGLYNIYYTDYMLFDDIKYQYNTNVEKKQYIVDNPNKYNKIINKYWNPDHANLFNDDNVKRKIVRVYNPNLVIIQQRSKTWPWSREKYFYAIAAKFKISENKIIIVMSSANINDNNCKNKRNFENIIVKNANLFEANIDSEDDIRNGKLKKIFVNLSGHIIEKKTDRIYVTYFESISGIQILIIIYFNNC